In Streptomyces sp. P3, one DNA window encodes the following:
- a CDS encoding RidA family protein codes for MPRAVTLIRSAALSDVAEYAYAATAPAESRLIFLAGACPLNEDGSTAAIGDYAGQARRAVENMRTALAASGASLHDVISTRVLVASARQEDLVKAWEVVRDSFGDHDVPSTLMGVTVLGYRDQLVEIEAVAAVLDA; via the coding sequence GTGCCTCGTGCCGTCACCCTGATCCGCTCCGCAGCCCTGTCCGATGTCGCCGAGTACGCTTACGCGGCCACGGCGCCCGCGGAGTCACGTCTGATCTTCCTCGCCGGTGCCTGCCCCCTGAACGAGGACGGCTCCACGGCGGCGATCGGGGACTACGCCGGCCAGGCTCGCAGGGCCGTCGAGAACATGCGGACGGCGCTCGCCGCCTCCGGTGCGTCGCTCCACGACGTCATCAGCACCCGGGTGCTCGTGGCGTCGGCCCGGCAGGAGGACCTGGTGAAGGCCTGGGAGGTGGTCCGGGACTCGTTCGGCGACCACGACGTCCCGAGCACCCTGATGGGTGTCACCGTGCTCGGCTACCGCGACCAGCTCGTCGAGATCGAGGCCGTCGCCGCAGTGCTCGATGCCTGA